A single window of Archangium gephyra DNA harbors:
- a CDS encoding double-CXXCG motif protein — translation MDYFSIEEDRTSAYTGYINGTHKWGLPGILGCPGCKASWSAGAKSYPSVDLTSVSSLADFEEPRAEPIEEYERLREMVRPLLPPGALVEPGTELGPLMGKAQGSFGPLVTLNPWVLLMQREALEKLQAQGVRGLKGCHTQLRFRQRNSPELLELEILPVGRLHPDCLPPERKPPCPRCGRDGLSLPDDRLLDAATVPSHLDLFRLEDFSTVIVCTERFVEACRRLNLDGVTFQPLPAA, via the coding sequence GTGGATTACTTCAGCATTGAGGAAGACAGGACGTCGGCCTATACGGGGTACATCAATGGCACCCACAAATGGGGCCTGCCAGGCATTCTCGGCTGTCCAGGATGTAAGGCCAGTTGGAGTGCCGGTGCCAAATCGTACCCTTCGGTGGACCTCACTTCGGTCTCCTCCCTGGCCGATTTCGAGGAGCCCCGGGCAGAGCCCATCGAGGAATACGAGAGGCTGCGTGAGATGGTTCGTCCTCTGTTGCCTCCGGGAGCCTTGGTGGAGCCAGGGACAGAGTTGGGTCCGCTCATGGGCAAGGCCCAGGGCAGCTTTGGACCGCTCGTGACGCTCAACCCCTGGGTGCTGCTGATGCAGCGCGAGGCGCTGGAGAAACTCCAGGCCCAGGGTGTGCGAGGACTCAAGGGTTGTCACACCCAACTGCGGTTCCGCCAGCGCAACTCGCCTGAGTTGCTCGAACTGGAGATCCTTCCTGTGGGCCGACTACACCCGGACTGCCTGCCCCCGGAGCGTAAACCTCCCTGCCCGCGCTGTGGCCGCGACGGTCTCTCGCTCCCCGACGACAGGCTGCTGGACGCAGCTACAGTGCCCAGCCACCTGGACTTGTTCAGGCTGGAGGACTTCTCCACCGTCATCGTGTGCACCGAGCGCTTCGTCGAAGCTTGCCGCCGTCTCAATCTGGACGGCGTGACCTTTCAGCCCCTGCCCGCCGCCTGA
- a CDS encoding serine/threonine protein kinase produces the protein MAEDSRSPSRSARRVRPGPRRQPPPVLDPGTRVAGYEVVRRLGAGGYGTVYLAHGTTSLVALKVLPLERSRGWEEREVDVLRRMRHPGVVRLLGYVDWPEDEPRVRVLIMEYVDGLPLDEHVRGSNPSALEGVELLLALLEALEAVHGAGVLHRDVKASNILVRAADGRPVLVDFGAGAYLGAPTLTSSVLPPGTPEYRSPEAWDFFRHHMGDAGVRYPPTPADDLWAVGVQLYWVLTDRLPFTGPDFLAIGAAVLNERPVPPRELNPWVPEALERVCLRMLEKAPGDRYADAGEVRAVLATLRAEADEAWREPLFEPHAPHNATTRPLGRLAEGQDLQQRLSRLARQPPRRGEVQTRETSAVPGAVDSPLAPAPPRAERDAEPTRAVLPAQVPVRGTRVVRGWRLGALGLGVLALAAVLWVFSSWKEDISSEVVGAAQPPTSPEAFPIRWDAFFPDVVPSLKPPHVVADAAPNGQAIAAPVVNARHSEKDMPEKTSPPKLPPSTQARKARPNVSACLAMGVIAAHAAGCASVYNNTFHEEFVKTKIFPGAEDLLDCPPSSVKSMKEHGIAIGSLHDAIFGSGFGQRERRVPLEKIGEKMSVPMNGTGVELRSEWGGLNNGGAFNGASIIVNDRVYTRLITFSPLVFGARSVPVCMEVWYDGKPGVPHFGRDPTISEPGGFVWVVPRVQLKAVSRFQQ, from the coding sequence ATGGCTGAAGATTCGAGGTCCCCGTCCCGCTCCGCCCGCCGAGTCCGCCCCGGACCCCGCCGGCAACCCCCTCCCGTGCTGGACCCGGGCACCCGGGTGGCCGGCTACGAGGTGGTGCGCCGCCTGGGCGCGGGGGGCTACGGCACCGTGTACCTGGCCCACGGCACCACGAGCCTCGTGGCGCTGAAGGTGCTGCCGCTGGAGCGCTCGCGGGGGTGGGAGGAGCGGGAGGTGGACGTGCTGCGCCGGATGAGGCACCCCGGCGTGGTGCGGCTGCTGGGGTACGTGGACTGGCCGGAGGACGAGCCCCGCGTCCGCGTGCTCATCATGGAGTACGTGGACGGGCTGCCCCTGGACGAGCACGTGCGCGGGAGCAACCCGTCGGCGCTCGAGGGGGTGGAGCTGCTGCTGGCGTTGCTGGAGGCGCTGGAGGCGGTGCACGGCGCGGGCGTGCTGCACCGGGACGTGAAGGCCTCCAACATCCTGGTGCGCGCCGCGGACGGCAGGCCGGTGCTGGTGGACTTCGGGGCGGGTGCCTACCTGGGGGCGCCCACGCTGACGAGCTCGGTGCTGCCGCCGGGCACCCCGGAGTACCGCAGCCCCGAGGCCTGGGACTTCTTCCGCCACCACATGGGCGACGCGGGCGTGCGCTACCCGCCCACCCCCGCGGATGACCTGTGGGCGGTGGGCGTGCAGCTGTACTGGGTGCTCACGGACCGGCTGCCCTTCACCGGCCCGGACTTCCTGGCGATTGGCGCGGCGGTGCTCAACGAGAGGCCCGTGCCTCCGCGCGAGCTCAACCCGTGGGTACCGGAGGCACTGGAGCGCGTGTGCCTGCGCATGCTGGAGAAAGCACCCGGCGACCGGTACGCGGACGCGGGCGAGGTGCGCGCGGTGCTGGCCACGCTGAGGGCCGAGGCGGATGAGGCGTGGCGCGAGCCCCTGTTCGAGCCGCATGCGCCCCACAACGCCACCACCCGGCCCCTGGGGCGGCTCGCGGAGGGGCAGGATTTGCAGCAGAGGCTGAGCAGGCTCGCGCGTCAGCCCCCGCGGCGAGGGGAGGTGCAGACGCGGGAGACGAGCGCCGTGCCGGGTGCGGTGGACTCCCCGCTGGCGCCCGCGCCGCCTCGCGCGGAGAGGGACGCGGAGCCCACCCGCGCGGTGCTGCCGGCACAGGTGCCCGTCCGAGGAACCCGGGTGGTGCGCGGGTGGCGCCTGGGAGCGCTGGGGTTGGGAGTCCTCGCGCTGGCCGCGGTGCTGTGGGTCTTCTCCTCGTGGAAGGAGGATATATCCTCCGAGGTAGTGGGAGCGGCCCAACCTCCGACGTCGCCCGAAGCCTTTCCCATACGTTGGGATGCTTTTTTCCCAGATGTCGTGCCCTCGCTGAAACCGCCGCATGTTGTGGCGGACGCGGCGCCCAACGGACAGGCCATTGCCGCGCCCGTCGTCAACGCCAGACACAGCGAGAAAGACATGCCCGAGAAGACGAGTCCACCGAAGCTGCCCCCTTCCACCCAGGCCAGGAAGGCACGGCCGAACGTCAGCGCCTGTTTGGCCATGGGTGTGATCGCCGCCCACGCGGCGGGCTGTGCCTCCGTCTACAACAACACCTTCCACGAGGAATTCGTCAAGACCAAGATCTTCCCCGGGGCTGAAGATCTCCTGGACTGCCCCCCCTCCTCGGTCAAGTCCATGAAGGAGCATGGCATTGCCATCGGGAGTCTCCATGATGCCATCTTTGGCTCTGGCTTCGGGCAGCGGGAGCGCCGTGTGCCCCTGGAAAAGATTGGCGAGAAGATGTCGGTGCCAATGAATGGCACCGGCGTCGAACTTCGCAGCGAGTGGGGTGGGCTCAACAATGGTGGTGCTTTCAACGGGGCGAGCATCATCGTGAACGATCGTGTCTATACCCGCCTCATCACGTTCAGCCCCCTCGTTTTCGGCGCCAGGTCGGTCCCCGTGTGCATGGAGGTCTGGTACGACGGAAAGCCCGGAGTTCCCCACTTCGGAAGGGACCCGACGATATCGGAACCGGGAGGTTTCGTCTGGGTCGTGCCCCGCGTCCAACTCAAGGCCGTGAGTCGCTTCCAGCAATAA
- a CDS encoding double-CXXCG motif protein, with protein sequence MHYFRVKEDNSSLYTGRVEGRHKWGLPGIRNCPACKASWGTDTRAYPSVDLTPVVTLADFEEPRAEPIEEYERLCELVRPLLPPGALLQPGAALGPLVGRAQGNFGPLVAPSSWGVLLQREALEKLQAEGLRGLKGCGTQLRFRQRNSPELLELEILPGGLLHPDCLPPNRKPPCPRCGRRGLTRPDDMLLDASTLPTQSDLFRLEDFSTVIVCTERFVEACRRLGLDGVSFQPLPMK encoded by the coding sequence ATGCACTACTTCAGAGTCAAAGAAGACAATTCGTCGCTCTACACCGGACGCGTTGAGGGCAGGCACAAGTGGGGGCTTCCGGGAATCCGCAACTGCCCTGCCTGCAAGGCCTCGTGGGGAACGGACACCAGAGCGTATCCCTCGGTGGACTTGACCCCTGTTGTTACCCTGGCCGATTTTGAAGAACCCCGGGCAGAGCCCATCGAGGAGTATGAACGGCTCTGCGAGTTGGTACGGCCTTTGTTACCTCCAGGCGCGCTGCTGCAACCCGGTGCGGCCTTGGGGCCACTCGTTGGCCGAGCACAGGGCAACTTCGGGCCCCTTGTGGCGCCATCCTCTTGGGGAGTGCTGCTGCAGCGCGAGGCGCTGGAGAAACTCCAGGCCGAGGGGCTACGGGGACTCAAGGGATGCGGCACGCAATTGCGCTTCCGCCAGCGCAACTCGCCCGAGTTGCTCGAGTTGGAAATCCTCCCCGGGGGCCTGCTGCATCCAGACTGCCTGCCCCCCAACCGCAAACCACCGTGTCCGCGCTGCGGACGCCGTGGGCTCACGCGTCCCGATGACATGCTGCTGGACGCATCCACTCTACCCACCCAGTCAGACCTGTTCCGGCTGGAGGACTTCTCCACTGTGATTGTCTGCACCGAGCGCTTCGTCGAGGCCTGTCGCCGTCTGGGCCTGGATGGCGTGAGCTTCCAACCTCTGCCGATGAAGTGA